CTCTCCGAACCCAGCACTTCGCCTTCGAACAGCACGTCAAAGCGGTACGTACCCTTTGCCGGGATGACGGGATAGCCCTCGAAATCAAATGCAAGAAGGGGCCTGAAGCCATCCACACCCATCGGCGCCGCTTTGAACAACCCATCCTGCTTCCAGAGCACACGGCCGTCCTCGTCGATGAGTTGGGCGGTGAGGGTCCCTTCGCGGCCGGCGTCGTCAATGTCCGTCTCCACTTCGATGGCGAGCTTGGTGCGGGGAAAGGGCGAAGGGTATTCGGCGCGGCCCATGCGGTTGACCAGCCCCCAAATCACCGGCAGTCCATCGCCGTTGGTGCCGAGGTCGAGGACGAGCTTGCAGAGGGAAAGGCGCATGGCCTTAGTGTAGCGCCGGGTCGTCTTCGCGGGAGCTTTGATCGTTTGCCACGGCATGGGTCTTGTCAATGTCGCGGGTGTATTCGTTCGACTGCCGTGCCTGTGCGACCTCGGCTTCGCTGGGTTTGGCGGGAGCGGCGCAGCCCACCATTAGCACCACCGCGGCGCACGAAAGCAGGCAAAGGCACTTCATAACCCTGATCCTTGGCGTTTGACGGGTTTCCTGAACTCGCATCAATGCTGGAGCTGCTTGATGGACTGCTTGCGCGGAATCACGTCGGCTGTGCACCAGAACCAGAAGCCCGTGGGCGTCATGTTTTCACTGAGGATTGAACGGTCGAAGTTGCCGATGCCTCGTTTCTGCAGTTCTGCCGAGCTTGGCTCGTGGCTGAACTCGAAGTTCGCCCAGGTGTCCGAGTCTCCAGCCATGGACTCGCCGGCCCTGAATCTGCTCACAACGGCCTTCATTTGCCCGGCTCGACGAAACTCGAAGAACGCCGTGATCGTTCCGTCGTGGTTGATCCTCATCCGAATCTTTGCCTCGAAATCTGCGGACGGCTCTGAGAACTTGGTCTCCGCGTTGTTTGTCAGGGTGAGTGTTGAGTCGGCCTTCACCCCAAAGAGCGGTATGTCGTACATCACCCGCAGCTTGATCCTCATGGGATCCTCATCGAAAAGGGCGATGACCCGCTGCAATTCATCCACTTTCTCCTTTGGACCCTTGGCAACGACCTCGTTTCGGCGAGCATCAGCCCTAAGCTCAAAGTCTGGAACCAGGCCGCACTTGACTGTTTCGTTTGGCAATACGGGCGGTCCCTCGGGCCGAGACATCCTGCTGAGCAAGTAGGTTGAGGCGACTTTGGTCACCGGAATCGCAACCTCTTCGACGCTGATGGGCCCGATGAGCCACGCCGAGGCCATCAGATTGACGATGAGCATCTCTATCCCCTCCCGCCGCGCTTGCGGCATCAAAGATTGAGACGGGATTCCTGACGAAATCGTTTACGGATGAGGCCCGTAGGTTCCAAGGCTCTGGTGAAAGGGATGAAGGCGCTCCAGCAGGACCACCGCCTTCCTTGATAGAATCCAGATGGTATGAAGATCGGCATTTTCACGGCACTTTTCGGCGACAAGTCGCGCACCGAGACCCTGGACATCGTCAAGGCGGAAGGGATCCAGGCAGTGGAGTTCGGCGCGGGCGCCTATCCGGGCAGCGCCCACCTTGAAGTACAGAAGCTGCTCGAATCCAAGGCTGAGCGCGACAAGCTGATGAAGGACGTCGAGAGCCGCGGGCTCATGATCTCCGCGATCAGCGTTCACGGCAACCCGATCCATCCGGTCAAGGCGATCGCCGACGATCATCACAACGTCTTTGTGAACGCCGTCAAGCTGGCCTCGATGCTCGGCATCGAGTGTGTGAATGGCTTCTCAGGCTGCCCCGGCGACGGTCCCCGAGCCAAGAACCCCAACTGGGTCACCTGCGCCTGGCCGGACGAGTTCCGCGACATCCTCGAGTGGCAATGGAAGCGCCGCGTGATCCCCTATTGGCGCGAGCAGGCCGCCTTTCTGAAGGCGCACAACGTCAAGTTCTGCATCGAGATGCACCCCGGGTTCGTGTGCTACAGCAACGACACGCTGCTCAAGCTGCGCAACGGCGTCGGCAAGAACGGCGACGCCATCGGCGCGAACTTCGACCCCTCGCACCTCTGGTGGCAGGGCATCGATCCCATCGCAGCGATCCGCGAGCTGGGCGCCGAGGGCGCCCTTTACCACGTCCACGCCAAGGACACGCGCATCGACCCGTACAACTCCGGCCGCAACGGCAACCTGGACACCAAGAGCTACGGCGACATTATCAAGCGCTCATGGGTGTTCCGCTCAGTCGGGTACGGGCACGGTATCGAGTGGTGGAAGGACTTTTGCTCGAACCTGCGGATGGTGGGCTACGACCACGTGCTCTCGATCGAGCATGAGGACGGCCTGATGACGAGCATGGAGGGCCTGCGCAAAGCGCTCGACGTGCTGAAGCAGGCGGTCATCCAGGAGCAAGCGGGCAAGATGTTCTGGGCGAAGGATTGATTTAGAAGGCACCCGGGCCCACTCCCGCAAGCCCGTTGGAACCCTCGATCCGCCCAGTGGGCCGAGGAATTCCTTATCAGCCTCGTGGAATCGCCGTATCGTGCCGTGCCACTCGGGTCCGCAGCCAGACTATTGTCATTGTGACGGTTTGGCGAAAGGACCAACCTCGCCCATT
This genomic stretch from Armatimonadota bacterium harbors:
- a CDS encoding sugar phosphate isomerase/epimerase codes for the protein MKIGIFTALFGDKSRTETLDIVKAEGIQAVEFGAGAYPGSAHLEVQKLLESKAERDKLMKDVESRGLMISAISVHGNPIHPVKAIADDHHNVFVNAVKLASMLGIECVNGFSGCPGDGPRAKNPNWVTCAWPDEFRDILEWQWKRRVIPYWREQAAFLKAHNVKFCIEMHPGFVCYSNDTLLKLRNGVGKNGDAIGANFDPSHLWWQGIDPIAAIRELGAEGALYHVHAKDTRIDPYNSGRNGNLDTKSYGDIIKRSWVFRSVGYGHGIEWWKDFCSNLRMVGYDHVLSIEHEDGLMTSMEGLRKALDVLKQAVIQEQAGKMFWAKD